The following proteins come from a genomic window of Crassostrea angulata isolate pt1a10 chromosome 1, ASM2561291v2, whole genome shotgun sequence:
- the LOC128181838 gene encoding EF-hand calcium-binding domain-containing protein 4B-like isoform X1: protein MKTMEHMEDIPSAEEMEVLAKQKSHELFALCDTEEKGFITKRDMQRLQTEIGLDPEQLEAVFDSLDDDKNGYLTLEEFTSGFGSYLGIAPSPDDNSLNMSGGDHYEEDMMDKAEEEEKQFNNMMESIGADRVIDDRATVKTLWMKIRHDEPELMSNFEDFLYKITNDIQRARGDFESLESALKSKNTAHDQEIQKLYEEMEYQIKQEKERILTEEQLKERQMRESMEEELKEKDRQLQDLLAKHQEMEKRMSDLNQTEVETKLENDKLMKEKEALEEMLQQSQESLEESKSYIGQLRSQQKDEKRERARAALHLTENIALERESLVKQLDLLRDVNKKLRDDKDEAETRRFAVSETDSSDDLHQILESEANAKRQCFRNQDPAKRGSILGNYFPPSRGRMDSTKESVSEFSNDEDLEESPPHHHSLHDITDITDDIECDDEVISHQHTQSLDHVDSHYGIGTQRSEIKDSHNLDQTTSSDGEINVRNTRERHKQHKRQRKKAHKATVDENSLHKTRFHGGGNCFSEDLEEEGDNIDQQVAPAYENLLNGDQRRESIFMETMEDYMRRLDKHSHQEQTLAPSEQKSVAAPAFKTEVLERGGNRKWSMGATRKSMVDTSHTNIMEDSEDQLDGNGIVPESPRGQPVGEDKTDEEVTPPPRQRLFKVVFVGDSGVGKSSFIHRFCNDQFNPTFSATIGVDFQVKSIVMEGQVIVLQLWDTAGQERFRSITKQYFRKADGVILMYDVTTEATFTNVRNWITSIQEGVEEGTALVLVGNKTDLIEEQDRRAVKVKDGNKLAAEYDASFFEVSAKSGTKVKECMESLARILKEKEDDEIEKALHLEDGVKKKKGGCCS, encoded by the exons ATGAAAACCATGGAACATATGGAGGACATCCCTTCAGCTGAGGAGATGGAGGTCTTGGCTAAACAGAAATCTCACGAGCTGTTTGCGCTGTGCGACACAGAGGAGAAGGGCTTCATCACCAAGCGAGATATGCAGAGACTGCAGACTGAGATCGGCCTGGACCCCGAGCAGCTAGAGGCAGTGTTTGATTCACTGGATGATGATAAAAACGGATACCTGACTCTGGAGGAATTCACATCAGGGTTTG GAAGTTATCTGGGAATAGCTCCTTCTCCTGATGACAACAGCCTGAACATGAGCGGAGGGGACCACTATGAGGAGGATATGATGGACAAGGCTGAGGAGGAGGAGAAACAGTTCAACAATATGATGGAGAGCATCGGGGCTGACCGGGTCATTGATGA TCGAGCGACAGTGAAAACCCTGTGGATGAAGATCAGACATGATGAGCCAGAACTGATGTCAAACTTTGAGGACTTCCTCTACAAGATAACCAATGATATCCAGAGGGCCAGAGGAGATTTCGAGTCACTGGAGTCTGCTCTCAAAAG tAAGAACACGGCACACGACCAGGAAATTCAGAAACTTTATGAGGAAATGGAGTACCAGATCAAACAAGAGAAAGAGAGGATTCTGACAGAG gagCAGCTGAAAGAGAGACAGATGAGAGAATCCATGGAAGAGgaattgaaagaaaaagacAGGCAACTGCAGGATCTCCTTGCCAAACACCAGGAG ATGGAAAAAAGGATGAGTGATTTGAACCAGACAGAGGTGGAAACAAAACTGGAGAATGACAAATTGATGAAG GAGAAAGAGGCTTTAGAGGAGATGTTACAGCAGTCCCAGGAAAGCCTGGAAGAATCCAAGTCCTACATAGGACAGCTGAGATCCCAACAGAAGGACGAAAAACGTGAGAGAGCAAG AGCAGCTTTGCATTTAACCGAAAATATTGCATTAGAGAGAGAAAGTCTGGTCAAACAACTTGATTTATTGAG AGATGTGAACAAGAAGCTTCGTGATGACAAGGATGAGGCAGAAACAAGGCGG TTTGCTGTCAGTGAGACGGACAGTTCAGATGATTTACACCAG ATTTTGGAGTCAGAAGCAAATGCAAAGAGGCAGTGCTTCCGGAACCAGGATCCAGCCAAACGCGGCTCCATTCTCGGAAACTACTTCCCTCCAAGCAG AGGTAGAATGGACTCCACCAAAGAATCCGTCTCGGAGTTTTCGAACGACGAGGATTTAGAAGAATCTCCGCCTCATCATCACTCACTTCATGACATCACGGACATCACTGATGACATAGAATGCGATGATGAGGTCATTTCACATCAACACACACAGTCACTAGATCATGTAGATAGTCATTATGGGATAGGGACGCAGAGGTCAGAAATTAAGGACAGCCACAACTTGGATCAGACAACAAGTAGCGATGGTGAAATAAATGTTAGAAATACCAG agAAAGGCACAAGCAGCACAAACGACAGAGAAAGAAAGCTCACAAAGCGACAGTTGACGAGAATAG TTTGCACAAAACTAGATTCCATGGTGGTGGAAACTGTTTCAGCGAAGATCTGGAGGAGGAAGGGGACAATATTGACCAGCAGGTGGCACCAGCGTATGAAAACTTATTGAACGGCGACCAAAGGAGAGAATCCATATTCATGGAAACAATGGAGGATTACATGAGGCGACTGGACAAACATTCACATCAAGAACAAACACTAGCCCCTAGTGAACAAAAATCAGTAGCAGCACCTGCTTTTAAAACAGAAGTTCTAGAGAGAGGGGGTAACCGAAAGTGGTCCATGGGTGCTACTAGAAAATCAAT GGTTGATACATCACATACTAACATAATGGAAGACAGTGAAGACCAGTTAGATGG AAATGGCATCGTTCCTGAAAGTCCAAGGGGGCAGCCTGTTGGAGAGGACAAG ACTGATGAGGAAGTGACTCCACCCCCCAGACAGAGGCTGTTTAAGGTCGTGTTTGTGGGAGACTCAGGGGTTGGCAAGAGCAGCTTCATACATCGCTTCTGTAACGATCAATTCAACCCAACATTCAGTGCTACCATAG GTGTAGATTTTCAGGTGAAGAGTATAGTGATGGAAGGGCAGGTGATTGTGCTCCAGTTGTGGGACACAGCCGGCCAGGAAAG gTTTCGAAGTATCACCAAGCAGTACTTTCGAAAAGCAGACGGAGTGATTCTGATGTACGACGTTACAACTGAAGCCACCTTTACCAATGTCAGGAACTGGATCACTAGTATCCAGGAGGGGGTGGAAGAAGGAACAGCCTTGGTTCTTGTTGGTAACAAGACAGACTTGATTGAAGAGCAGGACAGAAGAGCAGTGAAAGTCAAGGACGGCAACAAATTAGCTGCT GAATATGATGCCTCCTTTTTTGAAGTCAGTGCCAAGTCTGGAACAAAAGTAAAGGAGTGTATGGAATCTCTGGCCAG aattttaaaggaaaaagaaGATGATGAGATTGAAAAAGCCCTTCATTTGGAAGATGGTGTTAAGAAGAAAAAAGGTGGATGCTGTAGTTGA
- the LOC128181838 gene encoding EF-hand calcium-binding domain-containing protein 4B-like isoform X2, with amino-acid sequence MKTMEHMEDIPSAEEMEVLAKQKSHELFALCDTEEKGFITKRDMQRLQTEIGLDPEQLEAVFDSLDDDKNGYLTLEEFTSGFGSYLGIAPSPDDNSLNMSGGDHYEEDMMDKAEEEEKQFNNMMESIGADRVIDDRATVKTLWMKIRHDEPELMSNFEDFLYKITNDIQRARGDFESLESALKSKNTAHDQEIQKLYEEMEYQIKQEKERILTEEQLKERQMRESMEEELKEKDRQLQDLLAKHQEMEKRMSDLNQTEVETKLENDKLMKEKEALEEMLQQSQESLEESKSYIGQLRSQQKDEKRERARAALHLTENIALERESLVKQLDLLRDVNKKLRDDKDEAETRRILESEANAKRQCFRNQDPAKRGSILGNYFPPSRGRMDSTKESVSEFSNDEDLEESPPHHHSLHDITDITDDIECDDEVISHQHTQSLDHVDSHYGIGTQRSEIKDSHNLDQTTSSDGEINVRNTRERHKQHKRQRKKAHKATVDENSLHKTRFHGGGNCFSEDLEEEGDNIDQQVAPAYENLLNGDQRRESIFMETMEDYMRRLDKHSHQEQTLAPSEQKSVAAPAFKTEVLERGGNRKWSMGATRKSMVDTSHTNIMEDSEDQLDGNGIVPESPRGQPVGEDKTDEEVTPPPRQRLFKVVFVGDSGVGKSSFIHRFCNDQFNPTFSATIGVDFQVKSIVMEGQVIVLQLWDTAGQERFRSITKQYFRKADGVILMYDVTTEATFTNVRNWITSIQEGVEEGTALVLVGNKTDLIEEQDRRAVKVKDGNKLAAEYDASFFEVSAKSGTKVKECMESLARILKEKEDDEIEKALHLEDGVKKKKGGCCS; translated from the exons ATGAAAACCATGGAACATATGGAGGACATCCCTTCAGCTGAGGAGATGGAGGTCTTGGCTAAACAGAAATCTCACGAGCTGTTTGCGCTGTGCGACACAGAGGAGAAGGGCTTCATCACCAAGCGAGATATGCAGAGACTGCAGACTGAGATCGGCCTGGACCCCGAGCAGCTAGAGGCAGTGTTTGATTCACTGGATGATGATAAAAACGGATACCTGACTCTGGAGGAATTCACATCAGGGTTTG GAAGTTATCTGGGAATAGCTCCTTCTCCTGATGACAACAGCCTGAACATGAGCGGAGGGGACCACTATGAGGAGGATATGATGGACAAGGCTGAGGAGGAGGAGAAACAGTTCAACAATATGATGGAGAGCATCGGGGCTGACCGGGTCATTGATGA TCGAGCGACAGTGAAAACCCTGTGGATGAAGATCAGACATGATGAGCCAGAACTGATGTCAAACTTTGAGGACTTCCTCTACAAGATAACCAATGATATCCAGAGGGCCAGAGGAGATTTCGAGTCACTGGAGTCTGCTCTCAAAAG tAAGAACACGGCACACGACCAGGAAATTCAGAAACTTTATGAGGAAATGGAGTACCAGATCAAACAAGAGAAAGAGAGGATTCTGACAGAG gagCAGCTGAAAGAGAGACAGATGAGAGAATCCATGGAAGAGgaattgaaagaaaaagacAGGCAACTGCAGGATCTCCTTGCCAAACACCAGGAG ATGGAAAAAAGGATGAGTGATTTGAACCAGACAGAGGTGGAAACAAAACTGGAGAATGACAAATTGATGAAG GAGAAAGAGGCTTTAGAGGAGATGTTACAGCAGTCCCAGGAAAGCCTGGAAGAATCCAAGTCCTACATAGGACAGCTGAGATCCCAACAGAAGGACGAAAAACGTGAGAGAGCAAG AGCAGCTTTGCATTTAACCGAAAATATTGCATTAGAGAGAGAAAGTCTGGTCAAACAACTTGATTTATTGAG AGATGTGAACAAGAAGCTTCGTGATGACAAGGATGAGGCAGAAACAAGGCGG ATTTTGGAGTCAGAAGCAAATGCAAAGAGGCAGTGCTTCCGGAACCAGGATCCAGCCAAACGCGGCTCCATTCTCGGAAACTACTTCCCTCCAAGCAG AGGTAGAATGGACTCCACCAAAGAATCCGTCTCGGAGTTTTCGAACGACGAGGATTTAGAAGAATCTCCGCCTCATCATCACTCACTTCATGACATCACGGACATCACTGATGACATAGAATGCGATGATGAGGTCATTTCACATCAACACACACAGTCACTAGATCATGTAGATAGTCATTATGGGATAGGGACGCAGAGGTCAGAAATTAAGGACAGCCACAACTTGGATCAGACAACAAGTAGCGATGGTGAAATAAATGTTAGAAATACCAG agAAAGGCACAAGCAGCACAAACGACAGAGAAAGAAAGCTCACAAAGCGACAGTTGACGAGAATAG TTTGCACAAAACTAGATTCCATGGTGGTGGAAACTGTTTCAGCGAAGATCTGGAGGAGGAAGGGGACAATATTGACCAGCAGGTGGCACCAGCGTATGAAAACTTATTGAACGGCGACCAAAGGAGAGAATCCATATTCATGGAAACAATGGAGGATTACATGAGGCGACTGGACAAACATTCACATCAAGAACAAACACTAGCCCCTAGTGAACAAAAATCAGTAGCAGCACCTGCTTTTAAAACAGAAGTTCTAGAGAGAGGGGGTAACCGAAAGTGGTCCATGGGTGCTACTAGAAAATCAAT GGTTGATACATCACATACTAACATAATGGAAGACAGTGAAGACCAGTTAGATGG AAATGGCATCGTTCCTGAAAGTCCAAGGGGGCAGCCTGTTGGAGAGGACAAG ACTGATGAGGAAGTGACTCCACCCCCCAGACAGAGGCTGTTTAAGGTCGTGTTTGTGGGAGACTCAGGGGTTGGCAAGAGCAGCTTCATACATCGCTTCTGTAACGATCAATTCAACCCAACATTCAGTGCTACCATAG GTGTAGATTTTCAGGTGAAGAGTATAGTGATGGAAGGGCAGGTGATTGTGCTCCAGTTGTGGGACACAGCCGGCCAGGAAAG gTTTCGAAGTATCACCAAGCAGTACTTTCGAAAAGCAGACGGAGTGATTCTGATGTACGACGTTACAACTGAAGCCACCTTTACCAATGTCAGGAACTGGATCACTAGTATCCAGGAGGGGGTGGAAGAAGGAACAGCCTTGGTTCTTGTTGGTAACAAGACAGACTTGATTGAAGAGCAGGACAGAAGAGCAGTGAAAGTCAAGGACGGCAACAAATTAGCTGCT GAATATGATGCCTCCTTTTTTGAAGTCAGTGCCAAGTCTGGAACAAAAGTAAAGGAGTGTATGGAATCTCTGGCCAG aattttaaaggaaaaagaaGATGATGAGATTGAAAAAGCCCTTCATTTGGAAGATGGTGTTAAGAAGAAAAAAGGTGGATGCTGTAGTTGA
- the LOC128181838 gene encoding EF-hand calcium-binding domain-containing protein 4B-like isoform X4, translating to MKTMEHMEDIPSAEEMEVLAKQKSHELFALCDTEEKGFITKRDMQRLQTEIGLDPEQLEAVFDSLDDDKNGYLTLEEFTSGFGSYLGIAPSPDDNSLNMSGGDHYEEDMMDKAEEEEKQFNNMMESIGADRVIDDRATVKTLWMKIRHDEPELMSNFEDFLYKITNDIQRARGDFESLESALKSKNTAHDQEIQKLYEEMEYQIKQEKERILTEEQLKERQMRESMEEELKEKDRQLQDLLAKHQEMEKRMSDLNQTEVETKLENDKLMKEKEALEEMLQQSQESLEESKSYIGQLRSQQKDEKRERARAALHLTENIALERESLVKQLDLLRDVNKKLRDDKDEAETRRFAVSETDSSDDLHQILESEANAKRQCFRNQDPAKRGSILGNYFPPSRGRMDSTKESVSEFSNDEDLEESPPHHHSLHDITDITDDIECDDEVISHQHTQSLDHVDSHYGIGTQRSEIKDSHNLDQTTSSDGEINVRNTRERHKQHKRQRKKAHKATVDENRNGIVPESPRGQPVGEDKTDEEVTPPPRQRLFKVVFVGDSGVGKSSFIHRFCNDQFNPTFSATIGVDFQVKSIVMEGQVIVLQLWDTAGQERFRSITKQYFRKADGVILMYDVTTEATFTNVRNWITSIQEGVEEGTALVLVGNKTDLIEEQDRRAVKVKDGNKLAAEYDASFFEVSAKSGTKVKECMESLARILKEKEDDEIEKALHLEDGVKKKKGGCCS from the exons ATGAAAACCATGGAACATATGGAGGACATCCCTTCAGCTGAGGAGATGGAGGTCTTGGCTAAACAGAAATCTCACGAGCTGTTTGCGCTGTGCGACACAGAGGAGAAGGGCTTCATCACCAAGCGAGATATGCAGAGACTGCAGACTGAGATCGGCCTGGACCCCGAGCAGCTAGAGGCAGTGTTTGATTCACTGGATGATGATAAAAACGGATACCTGACTCTGGAGGAATTCACATCAGGGTTTG GAAGTTATCTGGGAATAGCTCCTTCTCCTGATGACAACAGCCTGAACATGAGCGGAGGGGACCACTATGAGGAGGATATGATGGACAAGGCTGAGGAGGAGGAGAAACAGTTCAACAATATGATGGAGAGCATCGGGGCTGACCGGGTCATTGATGA TCGAGCGACAGTGAAAACCCTGTGGATGAAGATCAGACATGATGAGCCAGAACTGATGTCAAACTTTGAGGACTTCCTCTACAAGATAACCAATGATATCCAGAGGGCCAGAGGAGATTTCGAGTCACTGGAGTCTGCTCTCAAAAG tAAGAACACGGCACACGACCAGGAAATTCAGAAACTTTATGAGGAAATGGAGTACCAGATCAAACAAGAGAAAGAGAGGATTCTGACAGAG gagCAGCTGAAAGAGAGACAGATGAGAGAATCCATGGAAGAGgaattgaaagaaaaagacAGGCAACTGCAGGATCTCCTTGCCAAACACCAGGAG ATGGAAAAAAGGATGAGTGATTTGAACCAGACAGAGGTGGAAACAAAACTGGAGAATGACAAATTGATGAAG GAGAAAGAGGCTTTAGAGGAGATGTTACAGCAGTCCCAGGAAAGCCTGGAAGAATCCAAGTCCTACATAGGACAGCTGAGATCCCAACAGAAGGACGAAAAACGTGAGAGAGCAAG AGCAGCTTTGCATTTAACCGAAAATATTGCATTAGAGAGAGAAAGTCTGGTCAAACAACTTGATTTATTGAG AGATGTGAACAAGAAGCTTCGTGATGACAAGGATGAGGCAGAAACAAGGCGG TTTGCTGTCAGTGAGACGGACAGTTCAGATGATTTACACCAG ATTTTGGAGTCAGAAGCAAATGCAAAGAGGCAGTGCTTCCGGAACCAGGATCCAGCCAAACGCGGCTCCATTCTCGGAAACTACTTCCCTCCAAGCAG AGGTAGAATGGACTCCACCAAAGAATCCGTCTCGGAGTTTTCGAACGACGAGGATTTAGAAGAATCTCCGCCTCATCATCACTCACTTCATGACATCACGGACATCACTGATGACATAGAATGCGATGATGAGGTCATTTCACATCAACACACACAGTCACTAGATCATGTAGATAGTCATTATGGGATAGGGACGCAGAGGTCAGAAATTAAGGACAGCCACAACTTGGATCAGACAACAAGTAGCGATGGTGAAATAAATGTTAGAAATACCAG agAAAGGCACAAGCAGCACAAACGACAGAGAAAGAAAGCTCACAAAGCGACAGTTGACGAGAATAG AAATGGCATCGTTCCTGAAAGTCCAAGGGGGCAGCCTGTTGGAGAGGACAAG ACTGATGAGGAAGTGACTCCACCCCCCAGACAGAGGCTGTTTAAGGTCGTGTTTGTGGGAGACTCAGGGGTTGGCAAGAGCAGCTTCATACATCGCTTCTGTAACGATCAATTCAACCCAACATTCAGTGCTACCATAG GTGTAGATTTTCAGGTGAAGAGTATAGTGATGGAAGGGCAGGTGATTGTGCTCCAGTTGTGGGACACAGCCGGCCAGGAAAG gTTTCGAAGTATCACCAAGCAGTACTTTCGAAAAGCAGACGGAGTGATTCTGATGTACGACGTTACAACTGAAGCCACCTTTACCAATGTCAGGAACTGGATCACTAGTATCCAGGAGGGGGTGGAAGAAGGAACAGCCTTGGTTCTTGTTGGTAACAAGACAGACTTGATTGAAGAGCAGGACAGAAGAGCAGTGAAAGTCAAGGACGGCAACAAATTAGCTGCT GAATATGATGCCTCCTTTTTTGAAGTCAGTGCCAAGTCTGGAACAAAAGTAAAGGAGTGTATGGAATCTCTGGCCAG aattttaaaggaaaaagaaGATGATGAGATTGAAAAAGCCCTTCATTTGGAAGATGGTGTTAAGAAGAAAAAAGGTGGATGCTGTAGTTGA
- the LOC128181838 gene encoding EF-hand calcium-binding domain-containing protein 4B-like isoform X3: MKTMEHMEDIPSAEEMEVLAKQKSHELFALCDTEEKGFITKRDMQRLQTEIGLDPEQLEAVFDSLDDDKNGYLTLEEFTSGFGSYLGIAPSPDDNSLNMSGGDHYEEDMMDKAEEEEKQFNNMMESIGADRVIDDRATVKTLWMKIRHDEPELMSNFEDFLYKITNDIQRARGDFESLESALKSKNTAHDQEIQKLYEEMEYQIKQEKERILTEEQLKERQMRESMEEELKEKDRQLQDLLAKHQEMEKRMSDLNQTEVETKLENDKLMKEKEALEEMLQQSQESLEESKSYIGQLRSQQKDEKRERARAALHLTENIALERESLVKQLDLLRDVNKKLRDDKDEAETRRFAVSETDSSDDLHQILESEANAKRQCFRNQDPAKRGSILGNYFPPSRGRMDSTKESVSEFSNDEDLEESPPHHHSLHDITDITDDIECDDEVISHQHTQSLDHVDSHYGIGTQRSEIKDSHNLDQTTSSDGEINVRNTRERHKQHKRQRKKAHKATVDENRVDTSHTNIMEDSEDQLDGNGIVPESPRGQPVGEDKTDEEVTPPPRQRLFKVVFVGDSGVGKSSFIHRFCNDQFNPTFSATIGVDFQVKSIVMEGQVIVLQLWDTAGQERFRSITKQYFRKADGVILMYDVTTEATFTNVRNWITSIQEGVEEGTALVLVGNKTDLIEEQDRRAVKVKDGNKLAAEYDASFFEVSAKSGTKVKECMESLARILKEKEDDEIEKALHLEDGVKKKKGGCCS, encoded by the exons ATGAAAACCATGGAACATATGGAGGACATCCCTTCAGCTGAGGAGATGGAGGTCTTGGCTAAACAGAAATCTCACGAGCTGTTTGCGCTGTGCGACACAGAGGAGAAGGGCTTCATCACCAAGCGAGATATGCAGAGACTGCAGACTGAGATCGGCCTGGACCCCGAGCAGCTAGAGGCAGTGTTTGATTCACTGGATGATGATAAAAACGGATACCTGACTCTGGAGGAATTCACATCAGGGTTTG GAAGTTATCTGGGAATAGCTCCTTCTCCTGATGACAACAGCCTGAACATGAGCGGAGGGGACCACTATGAGGAGGATATGATGGACAAGGCTGAGGAGGAGGAGAAACAGTTCAACAATATGATGGAGAGCATCGGGGCTGACCGGGTCATTGATGA TCGAGCGACAGTGAAAACCCTGTGGATGAAGATCAGACATGATGAGCCAGAACTGATGTCAAACTTTGAGGACTTCCTCTACAAGATAACCAATGATATCCAGAGGGCCAGAGGAGATTTCGAGTCACTGGAGTCTGCTCTCAAAAG tAAGAACACGGCACACGACCAGGAAATTCAGAAACTTTATGAGGAAATGGAGTACCAGATCAAACAAGAGAAAGAGAGGATTCTGACAGAG gagCAGCTGAAAGAGAGACAGATGAGAGAATCCATGGAAGAGgaattgaaagaaaaagacAGGCAACTGCAGGATCTCCTTGCCAAACACCAGGAG ATGGAAAAAAGGATGAGTGATTTGAACCAGACAGAGGTGGAAACAAAACTGGAGAATGACAAATTGATGAAG GAGAAAGAGGCTTTAGAGGAGATGTTACAGCAGTCCCAGGAAAGCCTGGAAGAATCCAAGTCCTACATAGGACAGCTGAGATCCCAACAGAAGGACGAAAAACGTGAGAGAGCAAG AGCAGCTTTGCATTTAACCGAAAATATTGCATTAGAGAGAGAAAGTCTGGTCAAACAACTTGATTTATTGAG AGATGTGAACAAGAAGCTTCGTGATGACAAGGATGAGGCAGAAACAAGGCGG TTTGCTGTCAGTGAGACGGACAGTTCAGATGATTTACACCAG ATTTTGGAGTCAGAAGCAAATGCAAAGAGGCAGTGCTTCCGGAACCAGGATCCAGCCAAACGCGGCTCCATTCTCGGAAACTACTTCCCTCCAAGCAG AGGTAGAATGGACTCCACCAAAGAATCCGTCTCGGAGTTTTCGAACGACGAGGATTTAGAAGAATCTCCGCCTCATCATCACTCACTTCATGACATCACGGACATCACTGATGACATAGAATGCGATGATGAGGTCATTTCACATCAACACACACAGTCACTAGATCATGTAGATAGTCATTATGGGATAGGGACGCAGAGGTCAGAAATTAAGGACAGCCACAACTTGGATCAGACAACAAGTAGCGATGGTGAAATAAATGTTAGAAATACCAG agAAAGGCACAAGCAGCACAAACGACAGAGAAAGAAAGCTCACAAAGCGACAGTTGACGAGAATAG GGTTGATACATCACATACTAACATAATGGAAGACAGTGAAGACCAGTTAGATGG AAATGGCATCGTTCCTGAAAGTCCAAGGGGGCAGCCTGTTGGAGAGGACAAG ACTGATGAGGAAGTGACTCCACCCCCCAGACAGAGGCTGTTTAAGGTCGTGTTTGTGGGAGACTCAGGGGTTGGCAAGAGCAGCTTCATACATCGCTTCTGTAACGATCAATTCAACCCAACATTCAGTGCTACCATAG GTGTAGATTTTCAGGTGAAGAGTATAGTGATGGAAGGGCAGGTGATTGTGCTCCAGTTGTGGGACACAGCCGGCCAGGAAAG gTTTCGAAGTATCACCAAGCAGTACTTTCGAAAAGCAGACGGAGTGATTCTGATGTACGACGTTACAACTGAAGCCACCTTTACCAATGTCAGGAACTGGATCACTAGTATCCAGGAGGGGGTGGAAGAAGGAACAGCCTTGGTTCTTGTTGGTAACAAGACAGACTTGATTGAAGAGCAGGACAGAAGAGCAGTGAAAGTCAAGGACGGCAACAAATTAGCTGCT GAATATGATGCCTCCTTTTTTGAAGTCAGTGCCAAGTCTGGAACAAAAGTAAAGGAGTGTATGGAATCTCTGGCCAG aattttaaaggaaaaagaaGATGATGAGATTGAAAAAGCCCTTCATTTGGAAGATGGTGTTAAGAAGAAAAAAGGTGGATGCTGTAGTTGA